The following are encoded together in the Novipirellula galeiformis genome:
- a CDS encoding plastocyanin/azurin family copper-binding protein, with the protein MHFSFGAGAWFAVLGDEFDDEVGDQLQGAVVPLAGDFLSGAHRGRFHPLDGQLYVSGMSGWGSYTRDDGCFQRVRYTGDAIQVPVGFHTHENGIRITFAAPLDASIAGDRTRHFAQCWNYRYSGGYGSPEYSSTHRGTPGHDPLRIQSAHVLDDGHSLFLEIPDLQPVNQLHLRMHVNKEESFSCNPAGSGHDMFVTVHRLDIPFTEFAGYQPREKQIAVHPLLVDLASMADRTPNPWHRKIAGSREIQIETGSNLSYTTGQFTVRANEAVALTLSNPDVVPHNWVLVQRGALQHVGELGNQMIANPQAFAQQYIPDSDQVLAHTDIVAPGQEQTIYFVAPATPGRYPFLCTFPGHWMVMNGVMVVTEEGS; encoded by the coding sequence TTGCATTTTTCGTTCGGGGCTGGGGCGTGGTTCGCGGTGCTTGGCGACGAGTTTGACGACGAGGTTGGCGATCAACTTCAAGGCGCGGTTGTTCCGCTTGCCGGTGATTTTTTGTCGGGGGCACATCGCGGACGTTTTCATCCGCTGGACGGACAATTGTATGTGTCCGGAATGTCCGGATGGGGATCGTACACTCGCGACGATGGATGCTTCCAACGCGTTCGTTATACAGGTGACGCCATTCAAGTCCCCGTCGGCTTCCATACTCATGAAAACGGCATTCGCATCACGTTTGCTGCCCCCCTCGACGCCTCCATCGCCGGTGATCGGACTCGCCATTTTGCTCAATGTTGGAACTACCGTTACAGCGGCGGGTATGGTTCCCCAGAGTATTCGAGCACGCATCGGGGAACGCCGGGGCACGATCCGCTGCGGATTCAATCTGCCCACGTCTTGGACGATGGCCATTCGCTATTTCTGGAAATACCGGACCTGCAACCGGTCAATCAATTGCACCTGCGAATGCACGTCAATAAAGAGGAGTCGTTTTCTTGCAATCCCGCGGGCAGCGGCCATGACATGTTCGTGACCGTCCATCGACTCGACATCCCATTCACCGAGTTTGCAGGTTACCAACCGCGAGAAAAGCAAATCGCGGTCCACCCGCTGCTCGTCGACTTGGCATCGATGGCCGATCGCACGCCTAATCCGTGGCACAGAAAAATTGCCGGTTCCCGCGAGATCCAAATCGAAACGGGCAGCAATCTCAGCTACACCACCGGCCAATTCACCGTCAGAGCGAATGAAGCAGTGGCGTTAACGCTATCGAATCCCGATGTCGTTCCTCACAACTGGGTACTCGTGCAACGTGGAGCGTTACAGCACGTCGGTGAGCTTGGCAATCAGATGATCGCAAATCCGCAGGCCTTCGCTCAGCAATACATCCCCGACTCGGACCAGGTCCTAGCTCACACCGACATCGTTGCCCCAGGGCAGGAACAGACGATTTACTTCGTCGCGCCGGCCACGCCCGGTCGCTATCCTTTCCTTTGCACCTTTCCCGGTCACTGGATGGTTATGAACGGAGTGATGGTGGTTACCGAGGAAGGATCCTGA
- a CDS encoding DUF6797 domain-containing protein has product MNQKPILLCVLAILLSGATDPLIPRGTAADDGGVLRRSNQVAWCIVPFDAKHRNPAERAAMLKELGITRSAYDWRAQHVPTFEQEIREYQKHGIDFFAFWSVHEDAFKLFEKYDLHPQIWQTSGDSVGETQAAKVEAAAQHMLPLAHRTAAMGCSLGLYNHGGWGGEPQNLVAVCKRLHELGQAHVGIVYNFHHAHAHLTNWEASFALMKPFLLCVNLNGMNPMEQPKILGIGKGEHELEMIRVVVESGYDGPIGILDHREAIDARESLKENRDGLEWIRKELNTPGSAGPLPPTPQNFVKPSPPDEARSGRIYPGSDVYRTPPITVELRVTIQQRERYNILVASDPKSSSDHWELFTMNGNGRLTAYLPGKRPDHVHSQAMICDAKPHTVSMIYEPSRVRLYVDGEQVADQAIVDTGSGSPVPGGLGIGRLVEGRLACDGKIHWLRISKGVRTIPKKPLVDVSRDATTQSLWKFDNPSETDSPREDDLSAIPADENELKATAGVAGLPYDPAWAPRLVREAQTSGDALRGASVFADAKLACLSCHKIGSQGGTVGPDLSTIAKDRKLNKIVESIFWPKREVAAEFMTWKILTTDGDIVTGYKTGSGDDPRVIRDTGSGKLTTVAEDDIEMEIAVGSVMPDGLTAAMSHQQQVDLIRFLSELGRSERGRDGEPLAEALQRAIAHRQMHGPVEFPITSAPLQPANWPHATHRVNRDRVYDFYTKQAEHFRKQPHLPMLIAPYPGLDGGAQGHWGNQSEPDWADDRWNATQLGSLQAGVFRADAITVPRGVCVRLGDDGEMSACFNPDTLSFDAVWTGGFVKFDAVRYGFVGGLRADGKLISVLPGKKMDGQFQYHGFYRSGKRVVFSYTIGEVKYLDSAWVEHGEFVRNVAPANEHPLRQIMAGGPRQWPEVTETKITPGTQRPYAIDTIELPYDNPWDALVFCGGHDFLDDGSALVCTMQGDVWRVSGLNSGVDQPGVASWTRFASGLHHALGLVVTEGQVYVQCRDQLTRLSDLNNDGEADFYECFSNAFITSPAGHDFICGLQRDEQGNFFTASGNQGLLRISPDGKAAEVIATGFRNPDGLGILANGTVTVPVSEGEWTPSSAIHAVQNASSRRSDDPTHHGYRGPKHGDPPELPLAYLPRGLDNSSGGQVEVTSDAFGPLAG; this is encoded by the coding sequence GTGAATCAAAAACCCATTCTACTCTGCGTGCTGGCCATTCTTCTCTCTGGAGCCACGGATCCTCTGATACCGCGGGGGACAGCAGCAGATGACGGCGGCGTCCTTCGCCGCAGCAATCAAGTGGCTTGGTGCATCGTTCCCTTTGACGCAAAACACCGCAATCCGGCCGAGCGGGCTGCGATGCTGAAGGAGCTGGGGATAACTCGTTCTGCCTACGATTGGCGAGCTCAACACGTGCCCACGTTTGAACAGGAAATCCGGGAGTACCAGAAGCACGGCATCGATTTTTTCGCGTTTTGGAGTGTGCATGAGGATGCGTTCAAACTGTTTGAAAAGTATGACCTGCATCCTCAAATCTGGCAGACGTCGGGGGACAGCGTCGGGGAAACCCAGGCCGCCAAAGTCGAAGCCGCGGCCCAACACATGCTGCCGCTTGCCCACCGCACCGCTGCGATGGGATGTTCGCTCGGGCTCTATAACCACGGGGGTTGGGGAGGCGAACCGCAGAATCTCGTCGCGGTTTGCAAGCGATTGCACGAACTGGGCCAGGCTCATGTTGGTATCGTTTACAATTTTCACCACGCTCACGCACACCTGACCAATTGGGAAGCCTCGTTTGCATTGATGAAGCCATTTTTGCTCTGCGTCAATCTGAACGGGATGAACCCGATGGAACAGCCCAAGATTCTCGGTATCGGCAAAGGGGAGCACGAATTGGAGATGATACGGGTTGTCGTTGAAAGTGGTTATGACGGACCGATCGGGATTCTGGATCACCGCGAAGCGATTGATGCACGCGAATCACTGAAGGAAAATCGCGATGGCCTCGAGTGGATTCGCAAAGAATTGAACACTCCGGGTAGTGCCGGACCGCTGCCCCCGACGCCGCAGAACTTTGTCAAACCAAGCCCGCCCGACGAGGCCCGCTCAGGCCGGATCTACCCAGGCTCGGACGTCTACCGAACGCCACCGATCACGGTCGAACTTCGCGTGACGATTCAGCAGCGTGAGCGCTACAACATTCTAGTGGCGAGTGACCCCAAGTCATCCTCCGATCACTGGGAGTTGTTTACCATGAACGGCAACGGCCGATTGACGGCCTACCTGCCCGGCAAACGGCCCGACCACGTCCATTCCCAAGCGATGATCTGTGACGCAAAGCCGCATACGGTGTCGATGATCTATGAACCCAGTCGCGTCCGATTGTATGTCGATGGAGAGCAGGTCGCCGACCAGGCGATTGTTGACACCGGTAGCGGGTCGCCCGTGCCCGGAGGCCTCGGCATCGGGCGACTCGTCGAGGGCCGTTTGGCATGCGACGGCAAGATTCATTGGCTGCGTATTTCGAAGGGAGTGCGAACGATTCCGAAGAAGCCCCTCGTCGATGTTTCACGCGACGCGACAACGCAAAGCTTGTGGAAATTTGACAACCCCAGCGAGACGGACTCGCCTCGCGAGGATGATCTCAGTGCCATCCCCGCTGACGAAAATGAGTTAAAGGCAACTGCGGGCGTCGCAGGCTTGCCCTACGATCCGGCATGGGCACCGCGACTGGTCCGTGAGGCACAAACCTCGGGTGACGCGTTACGCGGAGCGAGTGTCTTTGCCGATGCCAAATTGGCCTGTTTGTCGTGTCACAAGATAGGATCGCAGGGAGGAACGGTCGGCCCCGATTTGTCCACGATTGCGAAAGATCGCAAGTTGAACAAGATTGTCGAGTCGATTTTCTGGCCAAAGCGAGAGGTGGCAGCGGAGTTCATGACGTGGAAGATCCTGACGACCGATGGCGACATCGTCACGGGCTATAAAACCGGCTCGGGCGACGATCCACGGGTGATTCGAGATACCGGATCGGGCAAACTGACCACGGTGGCCGAGGATGACATCGAGATGGAGATCGCGGTGGGCTCGGTGATGCCCGACGGGTTAACCGCCGCGATGTCACATCAGCAGCAAGTCGATCTGATTCGATTTCTGAGCGAACTAGGACGCAGCGAACGGGGACGCGATGGCGAACCGCTGGCGGAGGCGCTGCAACGCGCGATCGCTCATCGCCAAATGCATGGCCCGGTTGAGTTTCCCATCACATCCGCCCCGCTGCAGCCCGCAAATTGGCCTCATGCAACCCACCGAGTGAATCGAGATCGGGTCTACGACTTCTATACAAAACAAGCTGAACATTTTCGTAAACAACCCCACCTGCCGATGCTAATCGCTCCCTATCCAGGCCTCGATGGCGGCGCGCAGGGACATTGGGGCAACCAGAGTGAACCGGACTGGGCCGATGATCGCTGGAACGCAACACAGCTGGGATCGCTACAAGCGGGAGTGTTTCGAGCCGACGCAATTACGGTCCCACGCGGTGTGTGCGTCCGGCTCGGTGACGATGGCGAGATGTCAGCGTGCTTCAATCCTGACACCTTGTCATTCGATGCCGTCTGGACGGGCGGCTTTGTCAAATTCGATGCGGTTCGTTACGGATTCGTCGGAGGGCTGCGAGCGGACGGGAAACTGATCTCGGTGCTGCCGGGCAAGAAAATGGATGGCCAATTTCAGTATCATGGCTTTTATCGAAGCGGTAAACGGGTTGTTTTTTCCTACACGATTGGTGAGGTGAAGTATCTCGATTCCGCCTGGGTTGAGCACGGCGAATTTGTTCGCAACGTCGCGCCGGCGAACGAGCATCCGCTGCGGCAAATCATGGCAGGGGGACCGCGACAATGGCCCGAGGTGACCGAAACGAAGATCACCCCAGGCACCCAGCGGCCCTATGCCATCGACACGATCGAGTTGCCATATGACAACCCATGGGATGCGCTCGTCTTTTGCGGAGGACACGACTTTCTCGACGACGGGAGTGCGTTGGTGTGCACGATGCAGGGGGACGTTTGGAGAGTCAGCGGATTGAATTCGGGTGTGGATCAACCCGGTGTGGCGAGTTGGACGCGTTTCGCGTCGGGGCTGCATCATGCCTTGGGATTGGTCGTGACCGAGGGGCAAGTCTATGTTCAATGCCGAGACCAATTGACCCGTCTGAGCGATTTGAACAACGACGGCGAGGCCGATTTCTATGAGTGCTTTAGCAACGCGTTCATTACGTCGCCGGCCGGACATGACTTCATTTGCGGTTTGCAGCGTGACGAACAAGGCAACTTCTTTACCGCATCGGGCAACCAAGGATTACTACGCATTTCGCCGGACGGGAAAGCAGCGGAAGTGATTGCCACCGGTTTTCGCAACCCCGACGGTCTGGGGATCCTGGCCAACGGCACGGTCACCGTGCCCGTTTCCGAGGGCGAATGGACGCCGAGTTCCGCGATCCATGCGGTCCAGAATGCTTCGTCACGGAGATCCGATGATCCGACTCACCACGGATACCGTGGCCCCAAGCATGGTGATCCACCGGAATTACCCTTGGCCTATCTGCCCCGAGGGCTCGATAACTCCAGCGGTGGCCAGGTCGAGGTCACCAGCGATGCCTTCGGTCCACTCGCAGGCTAA
- a CDS encoding Gfo/Idh/MocA family protein has protein sequence MTLQPIPRATESKRRSATSLDAHSLESDDTRVQCGDAYFQRTERSASPTLNRRGFVSAAGTFAALAPALSLAAADSAAPEADRLRVAAIGHTGRGGFGHGLSTTWLNVSETVIVAVADVDQEGLKREQQRTRAKHAFSDYREMIKQIRPDIVAVCARHVDQHHEMIMAAIEGGAQGIYCEKPFCRTLEEADAIVAACERSGTKLALAHRNRYHPALVATQAAIKAGAIGKPLEIRCRGKEDARGGCQDLWVLGTHLFNLVPVFAGNVTACSAVMMKGHELVTPSDIVQGNEGNGPIAGDRLHARYETESGMPVYFDSIRNHGVGAAGFGLQLIGTEGIVDLRMDSEPIAHFIPANPFQPASKPRPWIPISSAGIGKTEPIPDIVNQVAHHILAVRDLLAAINEDRPPLCSDVDGRATLEMVHGAYASHVEGGKVVQLPLAKRTHPFTNWQDNAS, from the coding sequence ATGACATTGCAACCAATACCGCGTGCCACCGAATCCAAGCGTCGCAGTGCCACGTCGCTGGACGCTCACTCACTAGAATCGGACGATACACGCGTTCAGTGCGGCGATGCATATTTTCAGCGCACTGAGCGATCTGCTTCGCCAACTCTCAATCGACGTGGCTTCGTGTCCGCCGCTGGCACGTTCGCCGCACTCGCACCAGCGCTCTCCTTGGCCGCCGCTGATTCCGCTGCGCCCGAAGCCGATCGCTTGCGAGTCGCGGCGATCGGGCACACTGGGCGAGGTGGATTTGGACATGGTTTAAGCACGACTTGGCTAAACGTTAGCGAAACGGTGATCGTCGCGGTTGCCGATGTGGATCAAGAAGGTCTGAAACGTGAGCAGCAAAGAACGAGAGCCAAGCATGCGTTTTCAGACTACCGAGAAATGATCAAGCAGATCCGTCCCGACATCGTCGCGGTTTGTGCTCGTCACGTCGACCAGCATCACGAGATGATCATGGCGGCGATCGAGGGGGGAGCACAGGGAATCTATTGTGAGAAGCCGTTTTGCCGCACGCTCGAGGAAGCCGACGCGATCGTCGCGGCCTGTGAGCGGAGTGGTACAAAATTGGCACTGGCCCACCGCAACCGCTACCACCCGGCGCTCGTGGCGACCCAAGCGGCGATCAAAGCGGGAGCGATCGGCAAACCGTTGGAAATTCGCTGCCGTGGTAAGGAAGACGCACGCGGAGGATGTCAGGATCTATGGGTGCTCGGCACGCACCTGTTTAATCTCGTCCCTGTTTTCGCCGGTAACGTGACCGCCTGTTCCGCAGTCATGATGAAGGGGCACGAACTTGTGACCCCTAGCGATATTGTTCAAGGCAACGAGGGCAATGGCCCAATCGCAGGAGATCGCCTGCACGCGCGTTACGAAACCGAAAGTGGCATGCCCGTCTATTTTGACTCGATCCGTAATCATGGCGTCGGTGCGGCTGGCTTCGGTTTGCAATTGATTGGCACCGAAGGGATCGTCGATTTGCGTATGGATAGTGAGCCAATCGCCCACTTTATCCCTGCGAATCCCTTTCAACCCGCATCAAAACCGCGGCCGTGGATTCCGATCAGCAGCGCCGGAATCGGCAAAACGGAACCGATCCCCGACATCGTCAATCAGGTTGCCCATCATATCTTGGCGGTGCGTGATCTGCTCGCTGCGATCAACGAGGATCGGCCTCCGCTGTGTAGTGATGTTGATGGCCGAGCGACGCTCGAGATGGTTCACGGGGCGTACGCCTCGCATGTCGAGGGTGGGAAAGTCGTGCAGTTGCCGCTCGCCAAACGCACACATCCGTTTACAAATTGGCAGGACAATGCATCATGA
- a CDS encoding alpha/beta hydrolase family protein encodes MRLLQMFVLLVSLLGVDALCEGADLAFLERQVFASEDTLDAREEASADARKCLDGLLWEPGKFEVKCGSPLASKGDALVSFPSPISSGDALNDRVTMEWYLARDDDQKPAVRPAVVVVHESGSNMVAGRVFARGFQASGLHAFLIHLPYYGERRTANQDPDRRKLVEAMRQAVADVRRARDAVAALPFVEDGKVSLQGTSLGGFVSATSASLDSGYDDCGYDKVIILLAGGNLMDVIQSGKRDAARFRQQLEQSGLSVDEIKSIVEQVEPLRVAHRLNPNNTWLYSADYDQVVDIKNAVALANGIGLSLNHHVRMLADHYSGIIFVPFVLPRMAQHIRGE; translated from the coding sequence ATGAGATTGCTACAGATGTTTGTGTTGCTCGTTTCACTCTTGGGCGTCGATGCCCTCTGTGAAGGCGCCGATTTGGCGTTCCTTGAGCGCCAGGTCTTTGCCAGTGAAGATACCCTAGACGCACGTGAGGAAGCGTCGGCTGACGCGCGTAAGTGTCTCGACGGTTTGCTCTGGGAACCGGGCAAGTTTGAAGTCAAATGCGGATCTCCGTTGGCATCCAAGGGCGATGCCTTGGTCTCGTTTCCATCTCCGATCTCCAGCGGCGATGCGCTCAATGATCGCGTCACAATGGAATGGTACTTGGCTCGCGACGACGATCAGAAACCGGCGGTGCGACCGGCGGTCGTGGTCGTTCACGAATCGGGATCCAACATGGTTGCCGGCCGCGTGTTCGCTCGCGGTTTCCAGGCCAGTGGGCTGCACGCCTTCCTAATTCATCTGCCCTACTATGGGGAACGACGAACCGCGAACCAAGATCCCGATCGACGCAAGCTTGTCGAAGCGATGCGTCAAGCGGTCGCCGATGTGCGTCGTGCTCGCGATGCCGTCGCGGCATTACCCTTTGTCGAGGATGGCAAGGTGTCATTACAGGGAACAAGTCTGGGAGGATTCGTCTCGGCGACTAGCGCTAGCCTCGATAGTGGATACGACGACTGCGGTTACGACAAAGTCATTATTTTGTTGGCCGGCGGGAATCTGATGGACGTGATTCAAAGCGGCAAACGGGACGCCGCCCGGTTCCGACAACAACTCGAACAATCGGGATTGTCGGTCGACGAGATCAAGTCGATTGTTGAACAAGTCGAACCGCTGCGAGTGGCCCATCGGCTGAATCCAAACAACACTTGGCTCTATTCAGCGGACTACGATCAGGTCGTCGACATCAAAAACGCGGTCGCTCTTGCCAACGGGATTGGTCTCTCTCTGAATCATCACGTGCGCATGCTGGCGGATCATTATTCCGGCATCATCTTCGTTCCCTTCGTGTTGCCACGAATGGCGCAGCACATTCGTGGAGAGTGA
- a CDS encoding alpha/beta hydrolase fold domain-containing protein: protein MSSNDSVQKPRFVPRLLTAGIPFLVVFCMTTAEAQDKQIRYAPMHRLTMDEYEGTLRFWQTTYPQWVTLESRGLSGQNLPVYLVKITDRDVSDEDKQICLITTLHCGPERTGASGAMAFVEWMLSGDPLAAETRRRQIILVMPVVNPLSLFHTDRWRNEHGVEPYAGLDRKGKLWDVKTLTIRNPQDAPELMAVLSVVDEYQPEVHADFHGTGLQEYSPDQLGTRRTYHGQIMTEITGSAYSNNALRPWDWRVTEAMIEAGNAAGFPSDRFEADAQRTFWGTELDPLSKRLWQGKPMFYSQHYSYAKYHTMLSTHEVAWEQSIVARMKGLLSIGNNVWNDERQPSYPVNRIKNFVGHFVTAYGNTAAQRRKSRVELWSKQAQFSLGFLYPQTVGRESLVCTTTAAAKRAVAAADFRELQLNLHDHFGADAGNIRNFIEAGPEFKLGMGTPRSQLLAATDTDDVRIENGISFRLRLPYRNPSQLDVQLNGQALKPSATDGYETWFADGFTQVHVNVPPTKASKTELYFITCGYEPNEVRPNGWMPPAAVQQRFATAKADATPATFTDMPYGEHFRQTMDLWLAPVPNPTPLVFYLHGGGWAAQDKTDIHQHLDVRALLNAGISVASVNYRLLQDASAADVSPPVQWPLNDAARALQFVRSNASQWRIDKARIGACGVSAGGCSSLWLALHDDMAEANSDDLIARESTRLWCAAGKAPQTSLDPLQLKEWIPNYEYGGRAFGFPGATRPDAFAPFLAARDSLLPHIRRYSPIEHVSNDDPPIFMEFPEQDKDPIAGESQADPTHSAVSGLMLQRKLQSLGVESELRYRGDRKTGGTDMQQFLTLQLLRDELR, encoded by the coding sequence ATGAGTTCGAACGATTCTGTGCAAAAGCCACGCTTCGTGCCGCGGCTGCTGACGGCGGGGATCCCGTTTCTCGTCGTGTTCTGTATGACGACCGCCGAGGCTCAGGACAAGCAGATTCGCTATGCACCAATGCATCGATTGACGATGGATGAATATGAAGGCACCCTGCGATTTTGGCAAACCACCTACCCGCAGTGGGTCACGCTTGAGTCGCGGGGGCTCAGCGGGCAGAACTTGCCTGTCTATCTGGTCAAAATTACGGATCGTGACGTGTCCGATGAAGACAAACAAATTTGCCTGATCACCACTTTACATTGCGGACCGGAGCGAACCGGGGCCTCGGGAGCCATGGCGTTTGTCGAGTGGATGTTGAGCGGTGACCCACTCGCAGCGGAGACTCGCCGCCGACAGATCATTCTCGTCATGCCGGTTGTGAACCCTCTATCGTTGTTTCACACCGACCGCTGGCGTAATGAACACGGCGTCGAGCCGTATGCCGGACTGGATCGAAAGGGCAAACTCTGGGATGTGAAAACGCTCACGATACGCAATCCGCAGGATGCACCGGAACTGATGGCCGTGCTTTCCGTGGTCGACGAATATCAACCGGAGGTTCACGCTGATTTTCATGGCACCGGGCTTCAGGAATACTCGCCTGATCAACTTGGCACGCGGCGAACCTATCACGGTCAAATTATGACTGAGATTACGGGAAGCGCTTATTCCAACAATGCATTGCGGCCCTGGGATTGGCGGGTCACCGAAGCCATGATCGAAGCGGGCAACGCAGCCGGATTCCCCTCGGATCGATTTGAGGCCGATGCGCAGCGCACCTTCTGGGGAACGGAACTCGATCCATTGTCGAAACGATTGTGGCAAGGAAAGCCAATGTTCTATTCCCAGCACTATTCCTATGCCAAATACCACACGATGCTCAGCACTCATGAGGTGGCGTGGGAGCAAAGCATCGTCGCACGAATGAAGGGACTGCTAAGCATTGGAAACAATGTCTGGAATGACGAGCGACAGCCAAGCTATCCGGTCAATCGAATAAAGAATTTCGTCGGGCACTTTGTGACCGCGTATGGAAACACGGCGGCCCAGCGCCGCAAGAGCCGCGTTGAACTGTGGTCCAAACAAGCCCAATTCTCGCTCGGATTCCTGTATCCGCAGACTGTGGGGCGCGAGAGCCTGGTTTGTACGACCACGGCTGCGGCGAAACGGGCCGTTGCCGCCGCTGATTTTCGCGAGTTGCAGCTTAATCTGCACGACCATTTCGGTGCTGACGCGGGGAACATTAGGAATTTCATCGAAGCGGGCCCGGAGTTCAAATTGGGCATGGGCACCCCGCGCTCGCAGCTGCTGGCCGCAACAGATACCGACGATGTGAGGATTGAAAACGGTATCAGCTTCCGTCTGCGACTGCCGTACCGTAATCCATCTCAGCTCGACGTACAGCTAAATGGACAAGCCCTGAAACCCAGCGCCACGGATGGTTATGAAACTTGGTTCGCCGATGGCTTCACGCAAGTGCACGTGAACGTGCCCCCTACGAAGGCCAGCAAGACGGAACTTTATTTCATCACCTGCGGCTACGAACCGAACGAAGTCCGCCCCAACGGATGGATGCCGCCGGCCGCCGTACAGCAACGATTTGCAACGGCCAAGGCCGATGCCACACCCGCCACATTCACCGACATGCCCTACGGAGAACATTTTCGTCAAACGATGGATCTCTGGTTGGCGCCAGTCCCAAACCCCACACCGCTTGTATTTTATCTCCACGGCGGTGGCTGGGCAGCACAGGACAAGACCGATATTCATCAACACCTCGATGTGCGTGCCCTTTTAAACGCGGGCATTTCCGTCGCCTCGGTGAACTACCGACTGTTGCAGGATGCCAGTGCCGCAGACGTCAGCCCGCCTGTGCAATGGCCATTGAATGATGCCGCACGAGCACTGCAGTTTGTGCGTTCCAACGCCAGCCAGTGGAGGATCGACAAAGCACGCATTGGTGCCTGCGGCGTCAGTGCTGGCGGGTGCAGCTCGCTGTGGTTAGCCCTGCATGACGACATGGCCGAGGCGAACAGTGACGATCTCATTGCCCGCGAATCAACGCGACTTTGGTGTGCCGCGGGAAAAGCACCGCAAACGTCTCTCGACCCACTGCAGTTGAAAGAATGGATTCCGAACTACGAGTACGGGGGCAGAGCGTTTGGGTTTCCGGGTGCGACCCGGCCGGATGCGTTCGCGCCGTTCCTGGCCGCACGAGACTCGCTTCTTCCGCACATCCGACGTTATTCTCCGATCGAGCACGTCAGCAATGACGACCCTCCAATCTTTATGGAATTCCCGGAACAGGACAAAGATCCCATTGCTGGCGAAAGCCAGGCTGACCCCACGCATTCAGCGGTGTCCGGCCTCATGCTGCAACGAAAGTTGCAGTCACTCGGAGTCGAGTCGGAGCTGCGCTATCGAGGCGATCGTAAAACCGGCGGTACCGATATGCAGCAGTTCCTGACGCTCCAACTGTTACGGGACGAATTGAGATGA
- a CDS encoding FAD-dependent oxidoreductase: MDRRVPSRRNFLQATAGGLVVSASLASADTQAAETAQATRVVNPLSGDVLQTQAELSADAQHLIEEQRSIPVVGKTDVLVCGGGPAGIAAALAAARAGATVQLIEVAGCLGGVWTAGLLTKILDAENKSGIMPELLNRFAAQGSSVAKQTDGTVYDPEIAKLVLEELCVEAGVKIRLHTRLVGAVTDSNRRVVAVLTESKSGREAWLAERFVDCSGDGDLAAHAGCRFELGVGQDCECQPMSMMALLTGIDADAVRPYIRETASSAKRLLLKLMEEHGMTPSYRAPTLRHLHSGVFSLMTNHEYGVSAFDANAISESTIRARREIHDLVNGLRRIGGVWKDIAVVATAEQIGIREGRRIRGRYQITANDLATGLKHEQSVCTAKFPIDVHALNAHGNKEINREFKKGGHQPYDIPYPALVAEDVDGLLLAGRCISGDFIAHSSYRVTGNSVPMGEAAGLAAAVSIQKQLMPHELKWSEIKS; encoded by the coding sequence ATGGACCGTAGAGTTCCCTCACGCCGAAACTTTCTGCAAGCCACCGCAGGCGGCTTGGTTGTCTCTGCCTCGCTTGCATCCGCTGACACTCAGGCGGCGGAAACGGCGCAGGCCACCCGCGTTGTGAATCCACTCAGCGGCGATGTGTTGCAGACTCAGGCGGAGCTTTCCGCGGACGCCCAGCATTTGATCGAGGAACAGCGATCGATTCCCGTGGTGGGAAAAACGGATGTCCTCGTCTGTGGCGGTGGTCCGGCTGGAATCGCTGCGGCGTTGGCGGCGGCGCGTGCTGGGGCGACCGTGCAGTTGATCGAGGTCGCAGGCTGTCTGGGCGGCGTCTGGACGGCGGGCTTGTTGACCAAGATCCTTGACGCGGAAAATAAGTCGGGGATCATGCCCGAGTTGCTAAACCGATTCGCAGCCCAAGGCAGTTCGGTGGCCAAGCAGACCGACGGCACCGTCTACGATCCTGAAATCGCCAAACTCGTACTGGAAGAACTTTGTGTCGAGGCGGGCGTGAAGATTCGCTTGCACACGCGGCTTGTCGGTGCCGTCACGGACTCTAACCGTCGCGTCGTGGCCGTGTTGACCGAATCAAAGTCGGGACGCGAAGCATGGCTGGCTGAGCGATTCGTCGACTGTAGCGGTGATGGCGACTTGGCGGCCCATGCAGGGTGTCGTTTCGAACTTGGCGTGGGACAGGATTGTGAATGTCAACCGATGTCGATGATGGCGCTGTTGACCGGCATCGATGCGGATGCGGTGCGGCCTTACATTCGGGAAACCGCCTCGTCGGCAAAACGCTTGCTGCTGAAGTTGATGGAAGAACATGGGATGACGCCATCCTACCGTGCGCCAACGTTACGTCATTTGCACAGTGGCGTCTTTTCGCTGATGACGAATCACGAGTACGGTGTTTCCGCGTTCGACGCAAACGCGATTAGTGAGTCGACCATCCGTGCCCGTCGCGAGATCCATGATCTTGTGAACGGGCTGCGCCGCATCGGGGGTGTATGGAAAGACATTGCCGTCGTTGCGACCGCTGAACAGATCGGGATCCGCGAAGGTCGACGCATTCGCGGTCGCTACCAAATCACAGCCAATGATCTGGCCACAGGTCTCAAGCATGAGCAATCCGTCTGTACCGCGAAGTTTCCGATCGATGTGCACGCATTGAACGCGCATGGAAACAAAGAGATCAATCGCGAGTTCAAAAAGGGGGGGCATCAACCGTACGATATTCCTTATCCCGCGCTGGTTGCCGAGGATGTTGATGGACTGCTGCTGGCCGGTCGCTGCATTAGCGGCGACTTCATTGCCCACTCCAGTTACCGAGTGACCGGTAACTCCGTCCCGATGGGCGAGGCGGCGGGATTGGCCGCTGCGGTCTCGATCCAGAAGCAGCTCATGCCGCACGAATTGAAGTGGAGTGAGATCAAATCGTAA